The Edaphobacter sp. 12200R-103 genome contains a region encoding:
- a CDS encoding molybdopterin-dependent oxidoreductase codes for MISFDAAHKAVHDPGDRRLRVWVRPSILIGAGGVIVALVAAAWIQFLWFGMPRIPAVPQVYPNDFAGPHGFPLWVRWSHFFNFLFVTLLIRSGLSILFDHPRLYFNDNCTPGSEWLRTTPIKVPRDRVWTAKDDARYLTPMIGTPGYRHTIGIARVWHFINVHGFIITGIFFISMLFSTEQWRRIVPTSPVVLTQAWNTWVHYATFHMPAEPNGFYGYNALQQIAYFTMVFVFGPGAILTGIAMSPAVVNRFPWYAKLFGGRQAARSIHFLTMLSFLAFLVVHVTLVVMTGFARNMNHIVLGTDTLGHLGMWLGFCGIGVVVLSWVVAHWLSWRHPRRLQHALKVVTYPMQLLTLNRLVPEQRYDEKDISPYFWPNGKMPVREDWKRMAENGFRDFRLKVGGLVEHPVELSLTELEEFGVMEHITMHHCIQGWSGIAKWGGLPMKRLVELVRPSPEAHTVAFYSYGEALYGGPYYDTQSLENVLKNECLLASQMNGERLDQLYGAPLRLRVENQLGYKMVKWIERIEFVESEKLLGKGEGGKNEDDEYFDLLPNI; via the coding sequence ATGATTTCTTTTGATGCAGCGCATAAGGCCGTACATGATCCCGGCGACCGTCGCCTGCGGGTATGGGTGCGACCATCGATTCTGATTGGGGCCGGTGGAGTTATCGTCGCCCTGGTCGCGGCTGCCTGGATTCAGTTTCTCTGGTTCGGTATGCCCAGGATTCCGGCCGTGCCTCAGGTCTATCCGAACGATTTTGCGGGGCCGCACGGTTTTCCGTTGTGGGTGCGCTGGAGCCACTTCTTCAACTTCCTCTTCGTGACACTGCTGATTCGCAGCGGGCTTTCGATCCTGTTCGACCATCCGCGCCTGTACTTCAATGACAATTGCACGCCGGGCAGCGAGTGGCTCCGTACGACACCCATCAAGGTTCCGCGCGATCGCGTGTGGACCGCAAAGGACGATGCCCGGTATCTGACGCCGATGATCGGCACGCCGGGATATCGGCATACGATCGGCATCGCCCGTGTGTGGCACTTCATCAATGTGCACGGCTTTATCATCACCGGGATATTTTTCATCTCAATGCTGTTCAGCACCGAGCAATGGAGGCGTATCGTTCCCACCTCTCCTGTTGTGCTTACGCAGGCCTGGAACACATGGGTTCATTACGCCACGTTTCATATGCCGGCGGAGCCGAATGGCTTTTACGGATACAACGCGCTTCAGCAGATCGCGTACTTTACCATGGTCTTTGTCTTTGGCCCCGGGGCCATTCTTACCGGCATCGCCATGTCACCCGCCGTCGTGAACCGTTTCCCGTGGTATGCGAAGCTGTTCGGAGGCAGGCAGGCGGCACGCTCGATCCATTTCCTTACTATGTTGAGCTTCCTTGCCTTTCTGGTGGTGCATGTGACCCTGGTGGTGATGACCGGGTTTGCGCGCAATATGAACCACATCGTGCTGGGCACGGATACTCTGGGGCATCTCGGAATGTGGCTCGGTTTCTGCGGCATCGGCGTAGTGGTTCTGTCGTGGGTCGTTGCGCACTGGCTTTCGTGGCGGCATCCGCGACGGTTGCAGCATGCGCTGAAAGTAGTGACCTACCCAATGCAACTGCTTACATTGAACCGGCTGGTTCCGGAACAGCGATACGACGAGAAGGATATTTCGCCCTATTTCTGGCCGAATGGCAAGATGCCGGTTCGGGAAGACTGGAAGCGCATGGCGGAGAATGGATTTCGCGACTTCCGGCTTAAGGTGGGTGGCCTGGTCGAGCATCCGGTGGAACTGTCGCTTACCGAGCTGGAAGAGTTTGGTGTCATGGAGCACATCACGATGCACCATTGCATTCAGGGCTGGAGCGGCATTGCCAAATGGGGCGGGCTGCCGATGAAGAGGCTTGTAGAACTGGTGCGCCCAAGCCCGGAGGCTCATACGGTGGCCTTTTATTCTTATGGCGAGGCGCTGTACGGGGGGCCGTACTACGACACGCAGAGCCTTGAAAACGTCCTGAAGAATGAGTGTCTGCTGGCCTCGCAGATGAACGGCGAGCGGCTCGACCAGCTTTATGGCGCACCGCTCCGGCTGCGGGTCGAAAACCAACTCGGATACAAGATGGTGAAGTGGATCGAAAGAATTGAGTTCGTTGAATCCGAAAAACTTCTGGGCAAGGGAGAGGGCGGAAAGAATGAAGATGACGAGTATTTCGATCTCCTTCCGAACATCTGA
- a CDS encoding DUF488 domain-containing protein has translation MIQLKRVYEPDEPSKDGSRFLVERLWPRGIRKEALHFDAWVKDAAPSTELRQWFNHDPDKWKEFQRRYFAELDAKPEALQPIRSAARKGTVTLLFSSHDTEHNNAVALKTYLTRHHARS, from the coding sequence GTGATTCAACTCAAACGAGTCTACGAACCGGATGAACCGTCCAAAGATGGTTCCCGCTTTCTGGTCGAACGGCTCTGGCCACGCGGAATCCGAAAAGAAGCCCTGCATTTCGACGCCTGGGTAAAAGACGCCGCGCCCAGCACGGAGCTGCGGCAGTGGTTCAATCACGATCCGGACAAATGGAAGGAGTTCCAACGGCGCTACTTCGCGGAGCTGGATGCAAAGCCCGAAGCTCTGCAACCGATTCGCAGTGCCGCGCGCAAAGGCACGGTTACGCTCCTGTTCAGCTCTCACGACACGGAGCACAATAACGCCGTTGCGCTAAAGACCTACCTCACCAGACATCACGCACGGTCATAG
- a CDS encoding oxidoreductase: MTSPWKAEQIPLLTGRRFLITGANSGIGFAAALKLARKDAELILACRDVRKGEAALGRIREEAPGVRAEVAALDLASLASVREFAARELERQRPLHVLINNAGVMAVPRRTLTADGFEMQFGTNVLGHFALTGLLWPAIRQAEASSAEAPRIVTIASIAHKRTHLELEDLQSERSYSPMRAYQQSKLGNLMLALEMGRRLLARGSRIRSVAAHPGIAETALFRTEERSALARTLRVAIGHAIGIFLNDEAEGALPTLYAATSPEAESGGYYGPQQFGETRGDTVGPAKIARHALDETLAAKLWKRCSELTGVDFA, translated from the coding sequence ATGACGAGCCCGTGGAAGGCTGAACAGATCCCTTTACTGACTGGCAGACGGTTTCTGATTACAGGAGCCAACAGCGGCATCGGTTTTGCCGCAGCCCTGAAGCTGGCCCGCAAAGACGCGGAGCTGATTCTTGCCTGCCGCGATGTGCGAAAGGGCGAAGCGGCGCTTGGGCGGATTCGCGAGGAAGCGCCTGGGGTGAGGGCCGAGGTTGCTGCGCTGGATCTAGCCTCCCTTGCTTCCGTGCGGGAGTTTGCGGCACGAGAGCTTGAGCGGCAGCGGCCGCTGCATGTGCTGATCAACAATGCAGGCGTGATGGCGGTGCCGCGCAGAACCCTGACAGCTGACGGCTTTGAGATGCAGTTCGGCACCAATGTGCTGGGACACTTCGCCCTGACGGGGCTATTGTGGCCGGCGATCAGGCAGGCTGAGGCCTCCTCCGCCGAGGCGCCGCGCATAGTGACGATCGCCTCGATCGCGCACAAGCGCACGCATCTGGAGCTGGAGGATCTGCAGTCGGAGCGGTCGTATTCGCCGATGCGGGCCTATCAACAGTCCAAGCTCGGCAATCTGATGCTTGCGCTGGAGATGGGCCGGCGGTTGCTAGCCAGAGGATCGCGCATACGCAGTGTGGCCGCGCATCCCGGCATCGCGGAGACGGCGCTGTTTCGCACGGAGGAGCGTTCAGCCCTCGCGAGAACTCTGCGCGTGGCGATTGGACATGCCATCGGCATCTTTCTGAACGATGAAGCCGAAGGTGCGCTGCCTACGCTGTACGCTGCGACTTCTCCGGAGGCAGAGAGCGGCGGCTACTATGGTCCGCAACAGTTTGGCGAGACACGTGGAGATACTGTCGGACCGGCGAAGATTGCGCGTCATGCCCTTGACGAGACGCTGGCTGCAAAGTTGTGGAAGAGGTGCAGCGAGCTGACCGGCGTTGATTTTGCCTGA
- the tyrS gene encoding tyrosine--tRNA ligase, whose translation MPTFPSVEEQLDLITKGAAEILPMDALKERIQQSINAGKPLRIKAGFDPTAPDLHLGHTVLIRKLRHFQQLGHTVIFLIGDSTALIGDPTGRNVTRKPLTPEQIKVNAETYKEQVFKILDPEKTEVRYNSEWLDKLSYYDLVRLLAQFTVSQMLEREDFHKRFDAEQPIALHEMIYPIAQGYDSVALECDVELGGTDQKFNLMRGRDLQRHFGQPQQIILMNPILEGLDGVQKMSKSLNNAIGIHEPPSEMYGKLMSISDELMWKYWTLLTDLRGSEIAAMQAEVASGTLHPMQAKKNLAHTITRDFHSQAAADAAAEGWATQFQQRAVSEDVPVVQISREAEGLGAGEDGELRLPKLLQLTGLAASTGEATRKLGENAVSINGEKFNGRTISFDQLGPKPVLRLGKRAVRVEWA comes from the coding sequence ATGCCGACTTTTCCATCCGTTGAAGAACAACTCGATCTGATCACCAAAGGGGCTGCGGAGATTCTGCCGATGGATGCCCTCAAGGAGCGCATTCAGCAGTCCATTAACGCGGGGAAGCCCCTGCGGATCAAGGCCGGCTTCGACCCGACCGCTCCTGACCTGCACCTGGGCCACACGGTTCTGATCCGCAAGCTTCGCCACTTTCAGCAGCTTGGCCACACGGTCATCTTCCTGATCGGTGATTCGACGGCGCTGATCGGTGACCCGACGGGCCGCAACGTCACCCGCAAGCCGCTGACCCCGGAGCAGATCAAGGTAAACGCCGAGACGTATAAGGAACAGGTCTTCAAGATTCTTGACCCCGAGAAGACGGAGGTCCGCTACAACTCGGAGTGGCTGGACAAGCTGAGCTACTACGACCTTGTGCGGCTGCTGGCGCAGTTTACCGTCTCGCAGATGCTGGAGCGCGAGGACTTCCACAAGCGCTTCGACGCCGAGCAGCCGATTGCGCTGCACGAGATGATCTATCCGATCGCGCAAGGGTACGACTCGGTTGCGCTTGAATGCGACGTGGAACTTGGGGGCACCGACCAGAAGTTCAACCTGATGCGCGGGCGCGACCTGCAACGCCACTTCGGGCAGCCCCAGCAGATCATCCTGATGAACCCGATCCTCGAGGGTCTGGATGGTGTGCAGAAGATGTCGAAGTCCCTGAACAATGCCATCGGGATCCATGAGCCGCCGTCGGAGATGTACGGCAAGCTGATGTCGATCTCCGACGAGCTGATGTGGAAGTACTGGACGCTGCTGACCGACCTGCGTGGTTCGGAGATTGCGGCGATGCAGGCGGAGGTTGCTTCGGGAACGCTGCACCCGATGCAGGCGAAGAAGAACCTGGCACACACCATTACGCGCGACTTCCACTCGCAGGCGGCTGCGGACGCCGCGGCAGAGGGCTGGGCTACGCAGTTCCAGCAGCGCGCCGTGAGCGAGGATGTTCCGGTGGTGCAGATTTCGCGTGAAGCCGAGGGGCTGGGAGCCGGGGAGGATGGCGAGTTGCGCCTGCCGAAGCTGCTGCAGCTGACAGGTCTGGCGGCCTCGACGGGCGAGGCTACGCGCAAGCTGGGGGAAAACGCGGTCAGCATCAACGGCGAGAAGTTTAACGGGCGGACGATCTCGTTCGATCAGCTTGGGCCGAAGCCGGTGCTTCGGCTGGGCAAGCGTGCTGTTCGGGTGGAATGGGCTTGA
- a CDS encoding DUF3253 domain-containing protein, whose product MPDRRPKPDRETPRKERLCKTCRRPFLWSEGRARDWDIAKYCPQCSGHPAEDRASELEAAILELLAERGPGKSICPSEAAKLIGGTASRHDWESLMEPARAAARRLARAGKLVMTQKDRPVDPISAKGPIRLRLP is encoded by the coding sequence ATGCCGGATCGCAGACCAAAACCCGACCGCGAAACACCGCGAAAAGAACGCCTCTGCAAGACCTGCAGACGGCCCTTTCTCTGGAGCGAAGGCCGTGCTCGAGACTGGGACATCGCGAAGTATTGTCCGCAATGCAGCGGACATCCTGCAGAAGACAGGGCCAGCGAGCTCGAAGCCGCCATCCTCGAACTGTTGGCAGAGCGCGGCCCCGGCAAAAGCATCTGCCCTTCGGAGGCCGCCAAGCTGATCGGCGGCACCGCCTCCAGACACGATTGGGAGTCCCTGATGGAGCCCGCCCGTGCTGCCGCGCGACGTCTGGCAAGGGCCGGCAAATTAGTCATGACGCAAAAAGACAGGCCCGTCGATCCCATCAGCGCAAAGGGCCCGATACGCCTGCGTCTTCCCTGA
- a CDS encoding MmcQ/YjbR family DNA-binding protein, whose translation MDVERIRSFLLGLPHVAETMQWGANLVFWTGDKAIGGKMFALANLEADGRGVISFCAGQERYSELLEREGVSPAPYFARAHWVAVERWDVFRPTEWKEELTAAHAIVAARLPRKTRDILALPLRERKRIIAQRRALLATQNKA comes from the coding sequence ATGGACGTCGAGCGCATCCGCAGCTTTCTCCTCGGCCTGCCTCACGTCGCCGAGACGATGCAGTGGGGCGCAAACCTCGTCTTCTGGACAGGGGACAAGGCCATTGGCGGAAAGATGTTCGCACTGGCCAACCTGGAAGCAGACGGTCGCGGTGTCATCTCCTTCTGTGCAGGGCAGGAACGCTACTCGGAGCTACTGGAGCGGGAGGGCGTCTCTCCCGCGCCATACTTTGCAAGGGCGCACTGGGTCGCCGTGGAACGCTGGGACGTCTTCCGTCCCACCGAGTGGAAGGAGGAGCTTACCGCTGCTCACGCCATCGTAGCCGCCCGGCTCCCTCGAAAGACCCGCGACATTCTTGCCCTGCCGTTACGCGAACGAAAGCGCATCATCGCGCAGCGCAGGGCTCTCCTGGCAACGCAGAACAAGGCCTGA
- a CDS encoding DoxX family protein → MKIAVLIARILLGLVFTAFGVNTFLHFFPMPPPPGDAGLFAGLLFKYGWFAFIAVLYIIAGVLLLLGRYIGIALTILAPMIVVILLFHITMNPQGIGLALFVAVLEVFLIYAHWHHFGAVIHGRHRKTTDSNHNL, encoded by the coding sequence GTGAAGATCGCCGTTCTAATTGCCCGTATCCTGCTTGGGTTGGTGTTCACAGCCTTCGGGGTGAATACCTTTCTACACTTCTTCCCGATGCCTCCTCCACCTGGTGACGCAGGCCTGTTTGCCGGGCTGCTGTTCAAATATGGCTGGTTCGCCTTCATCGCAGTGCTCTATATCATTGCCGGAGTGCTGCTGCTGTTGGGCCGATACATCGGGATAGCACTGACGATCCTGGCACCCATGATTGTCGTCATTCTGCTCTTCCACATCACTATGAATCCGCAGGGAATCGGCCTGGCGCTGTTTGTGGCCGTGCTGGAGGTCTTTCTGATCTATGCGCATTGGCACCATTTCGGCGCGGTCATCCATGGAAGGCACCGGAAGACCACCGATAGCAACCACAATCTTTGA
- a CDS encoding SDR family NAD(P)-dependent oxidoreductase, producing MENVTKPGVALSMAGRTALITGGSRGIGAATVQMFCQSGAQVFFNYRNSEAQATRLIADCGGSDCQAIRQELATPSDGAVLVRAAVEAFGRLDCLVVNHGIWPPHDIPIESMSEAQWRCTLSVNLDSTFGLVRAAVSQMKRQESSGSTRGHIVLVASTAAQRGEAFHADYAASKGALVSLTKSLSSELAAEGIYCNCVAPGWVDTEMSSAALTHPETSKKVLAAIPLGRPARVEEIAGPILFLCTPLAGFISGEVFNVNGGAVLAG from the coding sequence ATGGAAAATGTGACGAAGCCTGGTGTGGCCCTCTCCATGGCCGGCCGCACCGCCCTCATCACCGGCGGTTCCCGTGGGATCGGGGCAGCCACAGTACAGATGTTCTGCCAGTCCGGCGCACAGGTCTTCTTCAACTACCGCAACTCCGAAGCCCAGGCTACCCGGCTCATCGCCGACTGCGGCGGCTCCGATTGTCAGGCCATCCGCCAGGAGCTGGCAACGCCCTCAGACGGCGCCGTGCTGGTCCGCGCAGCCGTGGAGGCGTTCGGGCGCCTCGATTGCCTGGTCGTCAATCACGGCATCTGGCCGCCCCACGACATCCCGATTGAGTCGATGAGCGAGGCCCAGTGGCGCTGCACCCTCAGCGTCAATCTCGACAGCACCTTTGGCCTGGTGCGCGCCGCCGTCAGCCAGATGAAGCGGCAGGAATCGTCTGGCTCAACCCGCGGGCACATCGTACTCGTCGCCTCAACCGCTGCGCAGCGCGGCGAGGCCTTCCATGCAGACTACGCCGCCAGCAAAGGCGCCCTTGTCAGCCTGACCAAGAGCCTCTCCAGCGAGCTGGCCGCCGAAGGCATCTACTGCAACTGCGTCGCTCCCGGCTGGGTCGACACCGAGATGTCCTCCGCTGCCCTCACCCATCCGGAGACGTCCAAAAAGGTGCTGGCCGCCATCCCCCTGGGCCGCCCTGCCAGAGTGGAGGAGATCGCCGGACCGATCCTGTTTCTCTGTACACCCCTTGCGGGGTTTATCTCCGGCGAGGTCTTTAATGTCAACGGTGGAGCCGTGCTGGCCGGATAG